A portion of the Moraxella ovis genome contains these proteins:
- a CDS encoding OmpW/AlkL family protein — protein MKLKNIALALAAATATTAAVAAPAGTWTIGAGAAYVDPKSNPGLELSVDEDVRPSITFEYFPVKNVGIELLAAHPFKHDIESKGKEVGSVKLLPPTLSLQYHFDNGGKVVPFIGAGVNYTTFFKEHLAGSDLELKDNWGAAGHVGVDLKLTDRDAVRLDARYIDLKTDVKIDGVDKGELDLSPWVYGVSFVKSF, from the coding sequence ATGAAACTAAAAAATATCGCACTTGCGCTAGCAGCTGCTACTGCAACTACCGCTGCTGTTGCCGCACCTGCAGGCACTTGGACCATCGGCGCGGGCGCTGCTTACGTTGATCCTAAGAGCAATCCAGGTCTAGAACTATCTGTTGATGAAGATGTTCGTCCAAGCATTACTTTCGAATACTTTCCAGTTAAAAATGTTGGTATCGAACTGCTAGCGGCACACCCATTCAAGCATGACATCGAGTCTAAGGGCAAGGAAGTTGGTTCAGTTAAACTACTTCCACCAACTCTATCTCTACAATACCACTTCGACAACGGTGGTAAAGTTGTACCGTTCATCGGTGCTGGTGTAAACTACACTACTTTCTTCAAAGAGCACCTAGCTGGTTCAGATCTTGAACTAAAAGACAACTGGGGTGCAGCTGGCCACGTTGGCGTTGACTTGAAACTAACTGACCGTGACGCAGTTCGTCTAGACGCGCGCTACATCGATCTTAAAACTGATGTTAAAATTGATGGCGTAGATAAAGGCGAACTAGACCTAAGCCCATGGGTTTATGGCGTATCATTCGTTAAATCATTCTAA
- a CDS encoding uracil-DNA glycosylase family protein, giving the protein MNIEKHPLFPFLPKNAKVLMLGSFPPPKSRWKMDFYYPNFNNDMWRIMGLVFFGDKECFIDVSNKCFYQDKIEDFLRERGIAIFDVAKAVIREQDNASDKFLTIIEPSDVSELLAQMPKCAHIITTGEKATEILLSDHDLNPPKIGESVQLPINDKIVTLRRLPSSSRAYPLALDKKAAYYHAVFDEIFDLDEDFLD; this is encoded by the coding sequence ATGAATATTGAAAAACATCCCTTGTTTCCATTTTTACCAAAGAATGCCAAGGTATTAATGCTTGGTAGCTTTCCACCGCCAAAGTCGCGCTGGAAGATGGATTTTTATTATCCGAATTTTAATAATGACATGTGGCGCATCATGGGACTGGTGTTTTTTGGCGATAAAGAATGCTTTATTGATGTGTCGAATAAGTGTTTTTATCAGGATAAGATTGAGGATTTTTTGAGGGAGCGAGGCATTGCCATTTTTGATGTTGCCAAAGCGGTGATACGCGAGCAGGACAATGCATCGGATAAGTTCTTAACCATCATCGAGCCCTCTGATGTCTCTGAACTACTTGCTCAGATGCCAAAATGCGCACATATTATCACCACGGGCGAAAAGGCGACCGAAATTCTGCTGTCAGATCATGATTTAAATCCGCCAAAAATTGGCGAGTCAGTGCAATTACCCATCAATGATAAAATAGTGACATTGCGCAGACTGCCGTCATCTTCGCGTGCCTATCCTTTGGCATTGGATAAAAAAGCGGCATATTATCATGCCGTATTTGATGAAATCTTTGATTTAGATGAAGATTTTTTGGATTAA